A part of Streptomyces sp. NBC_01451 genomic DNA contains:
- a CDS encoding NAD(P)/FAD-dependent oxidoreductase, whose amino-acid sequence MNTQDTLDGQDGQDGQGDRDTDVGDAVVVGGGFTGLAAALELAELGHRVTVLEKEPELGGLAGSFDVGGDRRIERFYHHWFDSDQEIIGLCERLGISDAVRPHLTRTGMYYANSIYRLSRPLDLLRFAPLSLPDRLRLGLMALRAGRVHDWRSLEHLTAREWLVSLGGHRVYDVVWRPLLEGKFGAYADQVGATWMWTKLHLRGGSRTRSGSEVLYYLRGGSETLIDALHQRLIEAGVRIRTATAVDAVLTDDTGVTGVRTGDGAVLRARHVLLTNAPAQAAQLLDPADATGPGAPARHPAVPALVRQLRGIRYLANVCLVLENNRRLSDTYWLNVNDPAFPYVGVIEHTNMDTPEHYGGRHVVYLSKYLPADAELYRMSDEEVFEHSLPHLRRMFPGFDRSWVENHHVWRAEYAQPVITPNYTRDVPPLQTRLSGLYLASMAQVFPEDRGTNYAVREGRRAGRLIADRLRTGAAVGAPHTKETSRA is encoded by the coding sequence ATGAACACACAGGACACCTTGGACGGGCAGGACGGACAGGACGGGCAAGGGGACCGGGACACGGACGTCGGGGACGCCGTCGTCGTCGGCGGCGGTTTCACCGGCCTCGCCGCCGCGCTGGAGCTGGCCGAACTCGGCCACCGGGTGACGGTCCTGGAGAAGGAGCCGGAACTCGGGGGCCTGGCGGGCAGTTTCGACGTCGGCGGCGACCGGCGCATCGAGCGCTTCTACCACCACTGGTTCGACTCGGACCAGGAGATCATCGGCCTGTGCGAACGGCTGGGCATCTCCGACGCGGTGCGGCCCCACCTCACCCGCACCGGCATGTACTACGCCAACTCCATCTACCGCCTCTCCCGCCCCCTGGACCTGCTGCGCTTCGCCCCGCTGTCCCTGCCGGACCGGCTGCGGCTCGGTCTCATGGCCCTGCGCGCCGGCCGGGTCCACGACTGGCGCTCACTGGAACACCTCACGGCCAGGGAATGGCTGGTCTCGCTCGGCGGCCACCGGGTCTACGACGTCGTGTGGCGGCCCCTGCTGGAGGGGAAGTTCGGCGCGTACGCCGACCAGGTCGGCGCCACCTGGATGTGGACCAAGCTCCATCTGCGAGGCGGCAGTCGCACCAGGTCGGGCAGTGAGGTCCTGTACTACCTGCGCGGCGGCAGCGAGACCCTGATCGACGCGCTGCACCAGCGGCTGATCGAGGCCGGTGTCCGGATCCGCACCGCCACCGCCGTCGACGCCGTGCTCACCGACGACACCGGCGTCACCGGCGTACGCACCGGTGACGGCGCCGTCCTGCGGGCACGGCACGTGCTGCTCACCAACGCGCCCGCGCAGGCGGCACAGCTGCTCGATCCCGCGGACGCCACCGGACCCGGGGCCCCCGCGCGCCACCCCGCGGTCCCGGCACTCGTGCGGCAACTGCGCGGCATCCGCTACCTGGCCAACGTCTGCCTGGTCCTGGAGAACAACCGCAGGCTCTCCGACACCTACTGGCTGAACGTCAACGACCCGGCGTTCCCCTACGTCGGCGTGATCGAGCACACCAACATGGACACCCCGGAGCACTACGGCGGCCGTCACGTCGTCTATCTCTCCAAGTACCTCCCGGCCGACGCCGAGCTGTACCGGATGAGCGACGAGGAGGTCTTCGAACACAGCCTCCCGCACCTGCGCCGGATGTTCCCCGGCTTCGACCGCAGCTGGGTCGAGAACCATCACGTCTGGCGTGCCGAGTACGCCCAGCCCGTGATCACCCCGAACTACACCCGGGACGTACCCCCGCTCCAGACCCGGCTCAGCGGCCTGTACCTGGCGAGCATGGCGCAGGTCTTCCCGGAGGACCGGGGCACCAACTACGCCGTGCGCGAGGGCCGCAGGGCCGGCCGGCTGATCGCCGACCGGCTGCGCACCGGCGCCGCGGTGGGCGCGCCGCACACGAAGGAGACGTCCCGTGCCTGA